A region from the Benincasa hispida cultivar B227 chromosome 10, ASM972705v1, whole genome shotgun sequence genome encodes:
- the LOC120088328 gene encoding ALA-interacting subunit 3-like — translation MSSNTASSSGGPGSNDSSSNRRNSKRPKYSRFTQQELPACKPILTPRWVISAFMLVSIIFVPIGVASLFASRDVVEIIDRYETECIPERFRNDKVGFIQGPAVKTCHRNITVPKRMKQPIYVYYQLDNFYQNHRRYVQSRSDKQLRDPGSEHDISSCKPEDNVNGRPVVPCGLIAWSLFNDTYNFTLNNKHVAVNKVGISWKSDREHKFGKNVFPKNFQNGTLKGGKTLNEKVPLSQQEDLIVWMRTAALPTFRKLYGKIEVDLEKNDVIDVVLENNYNTYSFNGKKKLVLSTTSWLGGKNDFLGIAYLTVGGLCFFLAMAFTVVYLVKPRRLGDPSYLSWNRNPGGH, via the exons ATGAGTTCCAACACCGCGTCTAGCTCTGGAGGTCCGGGATCGAACGATTCATCTTCAAATAGAAGGAATTCGAAGCGACCTAAAT ATTCGAGGTTTACCCAGCAGGAGCTTCCAGCGTGTAAACCCATTCTCACACCAAGATGG GTGATTTCCGCATTCATGTTAGTTAGCATTATCTTTGTTCCCATTGGAGTTGCTTCCTTGTTTGCTTCCAGAGAT GTCGTTGAAATAATTGATCGTTATGAAACTGAGTGTATACCAGAAAGATTTAGAAACGATAAGGTCGGATTCATACAGGGCCCTGCAGTTAAAACTTGCCACAGAAACATAACT GTGCCAAAACGTATGAAGCAACCAATATACGTCTATTACCAGCTTGACAATTTCTATCAGAATCACCGCAG ATACGTGCAGAGCCGTAGTGATAAGCAATTGAGAGATCCTGGCAGCGAGCATGATATAAGCTCTTGCAAGCCTGAAGACAATGTGAATGGGCGCCCAGTTGTTCCCTGTGGTTTGATAGCATGGAGTTTGTTTAATGATACTTATAACTTCACCCTTAATAATAAGCACGTTGCTGTGAATAAGGTCGGTATCTCATGGAAGAGTGACCGGGAACACAAATTCGGCAAGAATGTATTTCCCAAGAACTTTCAGAATGGTACTCTGAAAGGAGGCAAAACCCTAAATGAAAAAGTACCA TTAAGTCAACAGGAGGACCTTATCGTGTGGATGCGAACTGCTGCTCTTCCCACATTCAGAAAGTTGTATGGAAAGATAGAGGTCGACCTTGAGAAAAATGATGTAATAGATGTGGTTTTGGAGAACAATTACAACACTTACAGTTTTAACGGCAAGAAAAAGCTTGTCCTTTCTACAACTAGCTGGCTTGGTGGGAAGAATGATTTTCTTGGAATTGCTTATCTTACTGTTGGTGGGTTATGCTTCTTTTTGGCAATGGCTTTCACAGTCGTCTATCTTGTTAAGCCAAG GCGACTTGGGGACCCGTCATATCTGTCATGGAATAGAAACCCAGGTGGGCACTGA